A region of Desulfolithobacter dissulfuricans DNA encodes the following proteins:
- a CDS encoding replication-associated recombination protein A, with the protein MAMAKSTLTDIPLAERMRPGTLEEFVGQEHLVGPGRLLQQLFDQGRIPSLLLWGPPGSGKTTLATILASRVTAEFIFFSAVLSGVKEIRKIVEEARKRQEAGQSTILFVDEIHRFNKSQQDAFLPHVESGLLVLIGATTENPSFHVIAPLLSRCQVLVLNPLEPQHIKILVQRALSDPRGLGHLQLTIEEEALDLLARAADGDCRRALNCLETAATLVSRGEKKGSTTQAQDSISLELVEEALQHRALRYDTGGEEHYNLISAMHKSLRDSDPDGAMYWTARMLEAGEDPLYIARRLIRFASEDIGNADPQALQVALNCREAYHMLGTPEGELALLQAVAYLATAPKSNAIYRAQKLLKRDIRKTGSLPVPMHLRNAPTGLMRDLGYGSGYQYAHDRPDGLVDQEHLPDRLQGTVYYDPSNRGYEAIIRDRLLKWRKILKQRAQTHAKKK; encoded by the coding sequence ATGGCCATGGCAAAATCCACCCTTACAGACATACCGCTGGCAGAGCGCATGCGGCCGGGCACCCTGGAGGAATTCGTCGGCCAGGAACACCTGGTCGGGCCGGGACGCCTGCTCCAGCAGCTCTTCGACCAGGGCCGGATTCCCTCCCTGCTCCTCTGGGGCCCTCCCGGTTCGGGCAAGACAACCCTGGCAACCATTCTCGCCTCCCGGGTCACAGCCGAGTTCATTTTTTTCTCCGCCGTTCTTTCCGGGGTCAAGGAGATCCGGAAAATCGTTGAGGAGGCCCGAAAACGCCAGGAAGCGGGACAGAGCACCATTCTCTTTGTCGACGAGATCCACCGCTTCAACAAAAGTCAGCAGGATGCCTTCCTGCCCCATGTGGAAAGCGGGCTGCTCGTCCTCATCGGGGCGACCACCGAGAACCCCTCCTTTCATGTCATCGCCCCCCTGCTCTCCCGCTGCCAGGTCCTGGTACTCAACCCCCTGGAACCGCAGCATATCAAGATCCTTGTCCAACGGGCACTCAGTGATCCCCGGGGTCTTGGCCACCTCCAGCTCACCATCGAGGAGGAAGCCCTGGACCTGCTGGCCCGGGCCGCGGACGGCGACTGCCGCCGGGCCCTGAACTGTCTTGAGACAGCGGCCACCCTGGTGAGCCGGGGAGAGAAGAAGGGCTCCACAACGCAGGCACAGGACAGTATTTCCCTGGAACTGGTGGAGGAGGCCCTGCAGCACCGCGCCCTGCGCTACGATACCGGCGGCGAGGAACATTACAATCTCATCTCGGCCATGCACAAGAGCCTGCGCGATTCCGACCCGGACGGGGCCATGTACTGGACAGCGCGGATGCTCGAAGCCGGGGAGGATCCGCTCTACATTGCCCGGCGGCTCATCCGCTTTGCCTCGGAAGATATCGGCAACGCCGATCCCCAGGCCCTGCAGGTTGCCCTCAACTGCCGGGAAGCCTACCACATGCTGGGCACACCGGAAGGAGAACTGGCACTCCTCCAGGCCGTAGCTTATCTGGCCACCGCACCCAAGAGCAACGCCATCTACCGGGCCCAGAAACTGCTTAAAAGAGATATCAGAAAAACCGGTTCCCTCCCTGTCCCCATGCATCTTCGCAACGCGCCCACCGGGCTGATGCGCGACCTGGGATATGGCAGCGGCTATCAGTATGCCCACGACCGACCGGACGGACTGGTGGACCAGGAACATCTGCCGGACCGGTTACAGGGTACGGTGTACTACGACCCCAGTAACCGGGGCTACGAGGCCATCATCCGGGACCGGCTGCTGAAATGGCGCAAAATCCTCAAACAACGGGCACAAACCCATGCAAAGAAAAAATAG
- a CDS encoding UshA-like (seleno)protein produces MAKQKNRPSLFLEGGALLFDRTWVPKQLLEPGKITARAIARTEVLMGCQAAGIAPQDLAAGSDFLRTLEKETGLRWLSANLVDPGTGQPLFTPFLITEAGTLRIGVVGLSAPPPATVEPSDAWQVVDWRKILPPLVQTLEKETDMIILLSSYPPAENEEIARSFDALHILLQAGHGTANMAPKNINNTLILQTGSRGKYLGMLEINWNSSKKWGRSLKELLRETTRQQDRISWQIGRLKKRYPADVLATNSRYRELVRQLRETEEKLRQLEQRKKQGRLEFCSFTNRFIALKPNIPQDPRVQEIIDEARRAANRLNREIARAERRRPAAKMAISAPVQALRSLSGWKTCRTCHPQQTSFWQQTGHARAWQSLEEKNQQHNPTCQKCHVTLPSYSLDPQLTRAILVRMDSELKNVGCEACHGPARRHGNTPDQFKPTLPGEATCRQCHQGDHDDNFVFADKIQRIRCPTTKNP; encoded by the coding sequence CTGGCAAAACAGAAAAACAGGCCTTCGCTGTTCCTGGAAGGCGGCGCCCTGCTCTTTGACAGAACCTGGGTACCGAAACAGCTGCTGGAACCGGGAAAGATCACGGCCAGGGCCATTGCCCGGACCGAGGTGCTCATGGGCTGCCAGGCAGCGGGCATCGCCCCGCAGGACCTGGCCGCCGGATCCGATTTTCTCCGCACCCTGGAAAAGGAAACCGGACTGCGCTGGCTATCGGCCAACCTGGTCGACCCCGGAACCGGCCAGCCGCTCTTCACCCCTTTTCTCATCACCGAAGCCGGGACCCTGCGGATCGGGGTTGTAGGCCTCAGTGCTCCTCCCCCGGCGACTGTCGAACCGTCAGACGCCTGGCAGGTTGTTGACTGGCGCAAGATCCTGCCACCGCTGGTGCAAACCCTGGAGAAGGAAACCGACATGATCATCCTGCTCTCCAGCTATCCACCGGCGGAGAATGAAGAGATCGCCCGGAGCTTTGACGCCCTTCACATCCTGCTCCAGGCCGGACACGGGACCGCCAACATGGCCCCGAAGAACATCAACAACACCCTGATCCTCCAGACCGGCAGCCGCGGCAAGTACCTGGGCATGCTGGAAATCAACTGGAACAGCAGTAAAAAATGGGGCCGCAGCCTGAAAGAACTGCTCCGCGAGACCACCCGGCAGCAGGACCGCATCTCCTGGCAGATCGGCAGGCTGAAAAAACGCTACCCGGCCGACGTTCTGGCGACAAACAGCCGTTACCGGGAACTGGTGCGGCAACTCCGGGAGACAGAAGAAAAACTCAGACAACTGGAGCAGAGAAAAAAACAGGGAAGGCTGGAATTCTGCAGCTTCACCAACCGGTTCATCGCCCTCAAACCGAATATTCCGCAGGATCCCAGGGTCCAGGAGATCATAGATGAGGCCCGGCGGGCCGCCAACCGGTTGAACCGGGAGATCGCCCGGGCCGAACGGCGCCGGCCGGCAGCAAAGATGGCCATCTCAGCCCCGGTCCAGGCCCTGCGCTCCCTGTCCGGCTGGAAGACCTGCCGCACCTGCCATCCGCAGCAGACATCCTTCTGGCAGCAGACCGGCCATGCCAGGGCCTGGCAGAGCCTGGAGGAAAAGAACCAGCAGCATAACCCGACCTGTCAGAAGTGCCACGTCACCCTGCCCTCCTACAGCCTGGATCCGCAACTGACAAGGGCAATTCTCGTGCGGATGGATTCGGAGCTGAAAAACGTGGGCTGCGAGGCCTGTCACGGCCCGGCCCGGCGCCACGGCAACACTCCGGACCAGTTCAAACCCACCTTGCCCGGGGAGGCCACCTGCCGGCAGTGCCACCAGGGCGACCATGACGACAACTTTGTCTTTGCCGACAAGATCCAGCGGATCCGCTGCCCGACGACCAAAAATCCATAG
- the ltrA gene encoding group II intron reverse transcriptase/maturase: protein MVDVWYSLYDRMLSRENLVKAFYKVKSSKGAAGIDGQSIDDFAGSLATNIDHLLTELQDKSYQPLAVRRVEIPKPNGGKRLLGIPAVRDRVVQQALLDILQPIFDRDFHPSSYGYRPGRSCHQAISKATMFIRTYERKWVVDMDLSKCFDTLNHDLILASFRRRVSDGSILGLLEKFLKSGVLTGDGWQASEVGSPQGGVISPLIANVYLDSFDQFMKNRGHRIVRYADDILILCQSKSAAENALNQASRYLEEELLLTVNQEKTHISHSLKGIKFLGVCIHSVMTRIQRGKVRAFKAKVKAMTRRNSPVNLEKVIADLNRLLRGFANYFRIANCKGEFSRLMRWIRRRLRAVQLKLWKKPCRLHRRLRQLGYRGEFKSIKMNSWANAASPLSHYALPNSCLHGEMGLFDLASVQTGISVSV from the coding sequence ATGGTTGACGTCTGGTACAGCCTATATGATCGAATGCTGAGCCGGGAGAACCTGGTCAAGGCATTCTACAAGGTGAAATCCTCGAAAGGAGCTGCCGGTATAGACGGCCAGTCCATCGATGATTTTGCCGGATCACTTGCGACCAATATCGATCATCTCCTGACGGAACTGCAGGACAAGAGCTACCAGCCGCTGGCCGTGCGACGGGTGGAGATCCCGAAGCCGAACGGCGGGAAACGGCTACTCGGCATACCTGCAGTCCGTGACCGTGTGGTACAGCAGGCCCTGCTGGATATACTTCAACCAATATTTGACCGCGATTTCCATCCGTCGAGCTACGGCTACCGTCCTGGTCGGAGTTGTCACCAGGCAATCAGCAAAGCCACGATGTTCATCCGGACGTACGAGCGGAAATGGGTAGTGGACATGGATCTGTCGAAATGCTTCGACACGTTGAACCATGACCTGATCCTTGCCTCGTTCCGTCGCCGGGTCAGCGATGGAAGTATTCTTGGTCTGCTGGAGAAGTTTTTGAAAAGCGGTGTTCTGACAGGAGATGGTTGGCAGGCCAGCGAGGTCGGCAGTCCGCAGGGCGGAGTTATCAGCCCGTTGATTGCCAACGTATACCTTGATTCCTTCGATCAGTTTATGAAGAATCGTGGCCACCGCATCGTCCGCTATGCGGACGACATCCTGATCCTGTGCCAGTCAAAGAGCGCAGCCGAAAATGCACTGAACCAGGCCAGTCGTTATCTTGAAGAAGAACTGCTGTTGACCGTCAACCAGGAAAAGACCCATATAAGCCACAGCCTCAAAGGGATTAAATTTCTTGGAGTTTGTATCCACTCCGTGATGACCCGAATACAGCGAGGCAAGGTGAGGGCCTTCAAGGCAAAGGTCAAGGCGATGACCCGGCGTAACTCCCCGGTGAACCTTGAGAAGGTGATAGCCGACCTCAACCGGTTGCTGAGGGGTTTTGCCAACTACTTTCGGATAGCGAACTGCAAGGGTGAGTTTTCTCGGCTGATGAGGTGGATCAGAAGACGGCTGCGTGCTGTTCAGTTGAAGCTGTGGAAAAAGCCGTGCAGGCTACACCGCAGACTGAGACAGCTGGGCTATAGAGGAGAGTTCAAAAGTATCAAGATGAACTCCTGGGCCAATGCAGCAAGTCCACTGAGCCATTATGCCCTTCCCAACAGCTGCCTGCATGGGGAAATGGGGCTCTTTGACCTCGCATCTGTACAGACCGGAATTTCTGTTTCAGTATGA
- a CDS encoding manganese-dependent inorganic pyrophosphatase yields MSVYVVGHKNPDTDSVTAAIAYAELMKAKGEDFIPVVQGELNPETVVVLERFGVAVPETMTDAAGKKVALVDHSDLAQAPDNLGDGEVVAIVDHHKIGDVTTNNPIFCCVKPVGCTGTVLTQLYNIEGVAIDPKVAGLMLAAILSDTVNFKSPTCTDEDKQAVEELKKIAGVEDTDGLFMDMLKAKSGVEGVPAKDLLNRDYKDFDMNGNKVGCGQLELATLDQVADIREDLLNAMKEQKAAGGHHTILLMLTDVVKEGTDLLVVSDDPALIEKAFGTKLEGDSMWIEGMMSRKKQTIPNLQKAFGC; encoded by the coding sequence ATGTCTGTCTATGTCGTAGGTCACAAAAATCCGGATACGGACTCTGTCACCGCTGCCATTGCCTATGCCGAGTTGATGAAGGCCAAGGGTGAGGATTTCATTCCCGTTGTTCAGGGCGAGCTGAACCCCGAAACCGTGGTCGTACTCGAACGTTTCGGTGTTGCCGTTCCCGAGACCATGACCGATGCCGCCGGCAAGAAGGTCGCTCTGGTTGATCACAGCGATCTGGCCCAGGCCCCGGACAACCTCGGCGACGGAGAGGTTGTTGCCATTGTCGACCATCACAAGATCGGTGATGTAACCACCAATAATCCGATTTTCTGCTGCGTCAAGCCCGTGGGCTGCACCGGCACTGTTCTGACCCAGCTCTACAACATCGAAGGGGTCGCCATTGATCCCAAGGTTGCCGGTCTGATGCTGGCTGCCATCCTGTCCGATACGGTTAACTTCAAGTCGCCCACCTGCACCGATGAAGACAAGCAGGCCGTGGAAGAGCTCAAAAAGATCGCCGGTGTCGAGGATACCGACGGCCTGTTCATGGATATGCTCAAGGCCAAGAGTGGTGTTGAGGGCGTTCCGGCCAAGGACCTGCTCAACCGTGACTACAAGGACTTTGACATGAACGGCAACAAGGTCGGCTGTGGTCAGCTGGAGCTTGCCACCCTGGATCAGGTTGCTGATATCCGCGAAGACCTGCTCAATGCCATGAAGGAGCAGAAAGCGGCCGGCGGACACCACACCATCCTGCTGATGCTCACCGATGTCGTGAAGGAAGGGACCGACCTGCTGGTCGTTTCCGATGATCCGGCCCTGATTGAGAAGGCTTTCGGCACCAAGCTCGAAGGCGATTCCATGTGGATCGAGGGCATGATGAGCCGTAAGAAGCAGACCATTCCGAACCTGCAGAAGGCATTCGGCTGCTAA
- a CDS encoding Bax inhibitor-1/YccA family protein, producing MQTDTQYGTSTITVAQARQEASTIFLAKVFNWMAIGLGLTGLVAFFTAQSGLAMSIIGTPLFMILLLAELGLVFFLSARIDKIQATTATGLFLGYSVLNGLTLSTIFLAYTRASIGGTFLITAGMFGAMAVYGMVTRRDLSGMGSFLFMGLIGIILASIVNIFLNSSSLYWTISVIGVLVFVGLTAWDVQKIKLMGEQGIMEQGESAIRKGAIIGALALYLDFINLFLMLLRFFGSSRD from the coding sequence ATGCAAACTGATACGCAGTACGGTACCAGCACAATAACTGTAGCGCAAGCGCGGCAGGAGGCCTCGACCATATTTTTGGCCAAGGTCTTCAACTGGATGGCCATCGGCCTCGGCCTGACCGGCCTGGTGGCGTTTTTCACCGCCCAGTCCGGGCTGGCCATGTCCATTATCGGCACACCCCTGTTTATGATACTGCTGCTCGCGGAACTGGGACTGGTCTTCTTCCTTTCCGCCCGGATCGACAAGATCCAGGCCACGACCGCCACCGGGCTCTTTCTGGGCTATTCGGTGCTCAACGGCCTGACCCTGTCCACCATCTTCCTGGCCTACACCCGGGCCTCCATCGGCGGGACCTTTCTGATCACCGCCGGCATGTTCGGGGCCATGGCGGTTTACGGAATGGTCACCAGACGGGACCTTTCGGGCATGGGGTCGTTTCTGTTCATGGGCCTGATCGGTATCATTCTGGCCTCTATCGTCAATATCTTCCTGAACAGCTCCAGCCTTTACTGGACCATTTCGGTCATCGGGGTCCTGGTCTTTGTCGGTCTGACGGCCTGGGATGTGCAGAAGATCAAGCTGATGGGCGAACAGGGCATTATGGAGCAGGGCGAGTCGGCCATCCGCAAGGGGGCCATCATCGGCGCCCTGGCCCTGTATCTTGACTTCATCAATCTCTTTCTCATGCTGCTTCGCTTTTTCGGCAGCAGCAGGGACTGA
- a CDS encoding P-loop NTPase, whose amino-acid sequence MKIAISGKGGVGKTTIMALLARELRRTGREVLIIDADPSPHMAETLGIRDIERARPIADMTKLLAERAGKTPGSPFYQLNPQVDDLLRDFMIEQDGLKLMVLGAVQTAEGGCACPENHVLRKMLKKLLLTANQAVLLDMEAGVEHLGRGTVAGADQLLIVVIPSRSSIRTALKIRKLAEDVQIPRISFVGNLVRDEEDKTFLRQGLGEEPVAFFPDAAAIRRAERAEKPIIDIEDELDRAPQQLLEAILNGCGESGDV is encoded by the coding sequence ATGAAGATAGCTATCAGCGGTAAGGGCGGAGTCGGCAAAACAACCATCATGGCCCTGCTGGCCCGGGAATTGCGCCGGACCGGACGGGAGGTTCTGATCATCGATGCCGATCCGAGCCCGCATATGGCCGAGACCCTCGGCATCAGGGACATTGAGCGGGCCCGGCCCATTGCCGACATGACAAAACTGCTGGCCGAGCGGGCCGGCAAGACCCCTGGTTCCCCCTTCTACCAGCTCAATCCCCAGGTGGACGACCTGCTCAGGGATTTCATGATTGAACAGGACGGATTAAAGCTCATGGTGCTTGGCGCCGTGCAGACCGCCGAAGGCGGCTGCGCCTGTCCGGAAAACCATGTTCTGCGCAAGATGCTCAAGAAGCTGCTGCTGACCGCCAACCAGGCCGTGCTCCTGGACATGGAGGCCGGGGTGGAGCATCTGGGTCGGGGCACGGTGGCCGGCGCTGACCAGCTGCTCATCGTGGTGATCCCGTCCCGCTCCAGCATCCGCACGGCCCTCAAAATCCGCAAGCTGGCCGAGGATGTCCAGATTCCGCGGATCTCCTTTGTCGGCAACCTGGTCCGGGACGAAGAAGATAAAACCTTCCTGCGCCAGGGGTTGGGCGAGGAACCGGTGGCCTTTTTCCCCGATGCCGCCGCCATCCGCCGGGCGGAAAGGGCCGAGAAGCCGATCATCGATATCGAAGACGAACTGGACAGGGCTCCGCAGCAGCTCCTCGAGGCCATCCTCAATGGTTGCGGAGAATCAGGCGACGTGTGA
- a CDS encoding arginyltransferase, producing the protein MTVRENTGSRNTGIGAELERYFVDISTRCPYGLEHQAVYHQALFGPLDDATMGRFLENGFRRNGNCMYCMRCPGCSSCVPIRLDPLLFRPNRNQKRVWKKNQDVAAGVAPLTMSAENLALLDRFLQVRFPDGRSDGQSYYSGFFLTSLTRCFEIRYRIGDRLLGVAVVDASDQWLNAVYFYFDPEESRRSPGTFNILYLIDFCRSHRITTLYLGYWIEQVQAMRYKASFKPHQILRDGCWQENDPGKT; encoded by the coding sequence ATGACGGTTCGGGAAAATACAGGCAGCCGCAACACGGGAATCGGTGCGGAACTGGAGAGGTATTTCGTCGATATCTCCACACGCTGCCCGTACGGACTCGAGCATCAGGCGGTATACCATCAGGCCCTGTTCGGTCCCCTTGACGATGCAACCATGGGCCGTTTCCTGGAAAACGGTTTCCGCCGCAACGGTAACTGCATGTACTGCATGCGCTGTCCAGGTTGCAGCAGCTGCGTGCCCATCCGTCTGGACCCGCTCCTGTTTCGGCCCAACCGGAACCAGAAACGGGTGTGGAAAAAGAACCAGGATGTGGCCGCCGGGGTGGCACCGCTGACCATGAGCGCGGAGAACCTGGCCCTGCTGGACCGTTTCCTCCAGGTCCGTTTTCCCGACGGCAGGAGTGACGGGCAGAGCTACTACTCCGGATTTTTTCTCACTTCGCTGACCCGTTGTTTCGAGATCCGCTACCGGATCGGTGACCGCCTTCTCGGCGTGGCCGTTGTCGATGCCTCGGATCAGTGGCTTAACGCAGTCTATTTCTACTTTGATCCCGAGGAAAGCCGGCGCAGTCCAGGCACCTTCAATATCCTCTACCTGATCGATTTCTGTCGCAGTCACCGCATCACCACCCTCTATCTCGGCTATTGGATAGAACAGGTCCAGGCCATGCGCTACAAGGCCTCCTTCAAACCGCACCAGATTTTAAGGGACGGCTGCTGGCAGGAAAACGATCCCGGCAAGACCTGA
- the gdhA gene encoding NADP-specific glutamate dehydrogenase — translation MDEVKPRVYQCDVHELEFHQAVQEVLESVRPVLERNPEYRKQAVVDRITEPERVIMFRVPWMDDQGQVHVNRGFRVEMNSAIGPYKGGLRFHPSVTLSIIKFLAFEQVFKNSLTTLNMGGGKGGSDFNPKGRSDGEVMRFCQAFMAELFRHIGPNTDIPAGDIGVGAREIGYLFGMYKKLSNEFTGVLTGKSLAWGGSLIRPEATGYGVVYFASEMLQERGQTLEGRTCLVSGSGNVAQYTTEKILEMGGRVVTMSDSSGYIYDEEGIDADKLAFVKQLKNIRRGRIREYVEKYPQAVYTEHDPSLDHNPLWSHKADCAMPCATENELCERDAQNLVNNGVTLVSEGANMPSTPGAIDVFLDNNVMYGPGKAANAGGVAVSGLEMAQNSMRLGWPREEVDSRLRQIMHSIHRTCLHASEEYGMKENYLAGANIAGFTKVVNAMLDQGLV, via the coding sequence ATGGATGAGGTAAAACCACGGGTCTACCAGTGCGATGTCCATGAGCTTGAATTCCATCAGGCTGTACAGGAGGTGCTGGAAAGTGTTCGTCCCGTACTGGAACGAAACCCGGAATATCGAAAACAGGCGGTGGTCGACCGGATCACCGAGCCGGAACGGGTTATCATGTTTCGGGTCCCCTGGATGGATGATCAGGGACAGGTCCATGTCAACCGGGGGTTCCGGGTGGAGATGAACAGCGCTATCGGTCCCTACAAGGGTGGGCTCCGCTTTCATCCCTCCGTGACCCTGTCCATCATCAAGTTCCTTGCCTTTGAGCAGGTCTTCAAAAACTCGCTGACCACCCTCAACATGGGGGGCGGCAAGGGGGGCTCGGATTTCAACCCCAAGGGTCGCTCGGACGGCGAGGTCATGCGTTTCTGCCAGGCCTTCATGGCCGAGTTGTTCCGCCATATCGGCCCCAACACCGATATTCCGGCCGGTGATATCGGGGTCGGGGCCCGGGAGATTGGCTACCTGTTCGGAATGTATAAAAAACTTTCCAACGAGTTTACCGGGGTTTTGACCGGCAAGAGCCTGGCTTGGGGTGGCAGCCTGATCCGGCCCGAGGCCACTGGCTACGGGGTGGTCTATTTTGCTTCGGAAATGCTCCAGGAGCGGGGCCAGACCCTGGAGGGCAGGACCTGTCTGGTTTCAGGATCAGGCAATGTGGCCCAGTACACCACGGAAAAGATCCTGGAGATGGGGGGCAGGGTGGTGACCATGTCCGATTCTTCGGGGTATATCTATGATGAAGAAGGGATCGATGCGGACAAGCTGGCCTTTGTCAAGCAGCTGAAAAACATCCGCCGGGGCCGGATTCGTGAATACGTGGAGAAATATCCCCAGGCTGTGTATACTGAACATGATCCCTCCCTTGACCATAATCCGCTCTGGAGTCACAAGGCTGACTGCGCCATGCCCTGTGCGACAGAAAATGAACTGTGCGAGCGTGATGCCCAGAACCTGGTCAACAACGGGGTGACCCTGGTCAGCGAGGGGGCCAACATGCCGTCCACTCCCGGGGCCATCGATGTCTTTCTCGACAACAACGTGATGTACGGTCCGGGCAAGGCGGCCAATGCCGGCGGCGTCGCGGTGTCCGGGCTGGAGATGGCCCAGAACTCCATGCGGCTGGGCTGGCCCAGGGAAGAGGTGGATAGCCGGCTGCGGCAGATCATGCACTCCATTCACCGGACCTGTCTCCACGCGTCCGAGGAGTACGGCATGAAGGAAAACTACCTGGCCGGAGCCAATATCGCCGGCTTCACCAAGGTGGTCAATGCCATGCTGGACCAGGGGCTGGTTTAG